The window CTATCTTAGGAGGTTCTACAAACGCAGTATTACACTTTTTAGCGATTGCAAGAGCTGCTCAAATAGATTTTACACTAAAAGATTTTCAGAAAATAAGTGATACTACGCCGTTTTTAGCGGATTTAAAACCTAGTGGGAAATATTTAATGGAAGACGTTCACGCTGTTGGCGGAATTCCTGCAGTACTAAAATATCTTTTGAAAAAAGGATTAATTCATGGGGATTGTTTAACCGTTACCGGAAAAACAATAGCGGAGAATTTATTAGATGTTGCCGATTTAACCGAAGGACAAGACGTTATCAAACCTATTGAAAATCCTATTAAGATTTCTGGACACTTAAGAATGTTGTATGGAAACTTAGCAACCGAAGGTTCTGTAGCAAAAATAACAGGGAAAGAAGGTTTGAAATTTCAAGGAAAAGCAAAAGTATTTGAAGGAGAGTATGCCGCTAATGATGGAATAAGAGATGGTAAAGTAGGTAAAGGAGATGTAGTCGTTATTAGATACGAAGGACCAAAAGGAGGACCGGGAATGCCAGAAATGCTAAAACCAACTGCTGCAATTATGGGAGCAGGTTTAGGTAAAGATGTTGCATTAATTACAGATGGTCGTTTCTCTGGAGGGACACACGGTTTTGTAGTTGGTCACATTACTCCAGAAGCACAAGAAGGTGGAAACCTAGCGCTTGTAAAAGATGGCGATGTAATTACTATTGATGCAGAAACAAATAGTATTGTTTTAGAAGTCTCTGAAGTAGAATTACAAGAAAGAAGAAAAACATGGAAAGCACCAGATTTAAAATTTGAACGTGGTGTTCTTTATAAATATGCTAAAACAGTATCGTCTGCATCCAAAGGATGTGTGACAGATGAGTTCTAAAAAGTTAAAACAAATGTCACCTCAAGCATAGCCGAGAGGTCTCACAAGAAATATAATAATCCTAACAAGATTAATATGGATACAAAAACAATAAAAAAAGAAGTTAGCAACACGCAAACTACAGAACGTATTTCTGGTAGTGAAGCCATCATAAAATGTTTGTTAGCAGAAGGTGTAGATATCCTTTATGGTTATCCAGGAGGAGCTATAATGCCGGTTTACGACGAGCTTTATAAATACCAAGATCAAATTCATCACGTATTAACACGTCATGAACAAGGAGCAACACACGCTGCACAAGGGTATGCACGTATATCTGGAAAAGTGGGAGTTGCCATTGCAACCTCAGGACCAGGAGCTACCAATTTAATTACTGGTATTGCAGATGCCCAAATAGACAGTACACCAATGGTTTGTATTACTGGGCAAGTGTCTTCGCATTTATTGGGAAGTGATGCTTTTCAGGAAACAGATATTGTTGGTATTTCTACACCAGTTACCAAATGGAATTGTCAAATAACCAAAGCTTCACAAATTCCGGAAGCGATGGCTAAAGCTTTTTATATTGCAAAAAGTGGTCGTCCAGGTCCCGTTTTAGTAGATATTACTAAAGATGCGCAGTTTGAAGAATTCGATTTTAAATATGAAAAATGTAAAGGCGTAAGAAGTTATAATCCGATTCCTAAATTAGATCCAACTTCGGTTGCAGCTGCTGCAAAACTTATTAATGCAGCTAAAAAACCAATGATAGTTTGGGGACAAGGTGTTTCTTTAGGTCAGGCAGAAGCGCAATTTAAAGCAGTAGTTGAAAAAGCAGGAATTCCTTCCGCTTGGACTATTTTAGGTGCCGGAGCTATTCCAACATCGCATCCTTTAAATATTGGTATGGTCGGTATGCATGGTAATTATGCGCCAAATGTTTTAACCAATGATTGTGATGTGTTAATTGCCATCGGTATGCGTTTTGACGATCGTGTAACAGGAAGTTTATCGACATATGCAAAACAGGCAAAAGTGATTCATTTTGAAATTGATCCAGCCGAAATAGATAAAAACGTAAAAACGGAAGTAGCAGTTTTAGGGGATGCAAAAGAAAGTTTAGCTGCCTTATTACCGCTTTTAGAAGAAAAAACACATCCAGAATGGCATCAAAAATTTAAGGATTTATATGCTATTGAATATGAAAAAGTAATAAAAGACGATTTACATCCTACCAAGGAAGGATTAACCATGGCGGAGGTGTTAAAAGAAATTAATATCCAAACCAAAGGGGATGCTGCTATTGTTAGTGATGTTGGTCAGCATCAAATGATCGCTTGTCGTTATGCTAATTTCAACAAAACGAGAAGTAATATTACGTCTGGTGGATTAGGTACTATGGGCTTTGGTCTTCCTGCTGCAATTGGAGCAAAAATGGCAGCTCCAGAACGAGAAGTGATTTCAATTTCTGGGGATGGTGGTTACCAAATGACTATTCAAGAATTAGGAACCATTTTTCAGCAAAAAGTACCCGTTAAAATTGTAGTATTAAATAATGAGTTTTTAGGTATGGTTAGACAGTGGCAGCAATTGTTTTTTGAAAAGCGATATGCGTCTACCGAAATGACAAACCCAGATTTTGTTGCTATTGCAAAAGGTTATTCTATAGAAGCTCAAAAAGTAACAAAACGTGAAGAGCTTAAGGATGCAGTAGCAAAAATGATAAACACAGACGGACCTTATTTTTTAGAGGTTTGTGTAGAAAAAGAAGGAAATGTATTTCCTATGATACCAACAGGAGCGTCCGTTTCCGAAGTAAGATTAGAGTAATATGAGCACAGAAAAACAATTATTTACAGTTTCCATTTATACGGAAAACAATATAGGATTGTTGAATAGAATTTCAGCAATATTCCAAAGAAGACATATAAATATAGAGAGTTTAAATACGTCTCCTTCAGAAATTGATGGCGTTTCTAGATTTACTATTGTAGTAAATATGTCTGAAGATAATATCAAAAAAATTATTGGTCAGATAGAAAAACAAGTCGAGGTTATTAAAGCATATTACCATACCGAAGACGACATTATTTATCAAGAGTCTTGCATCTTTAAAATGAGATCGGGTTTATTGTTTGATGAACGCCAAATTCAGAATATCATTAAAGAAAGCAACGCTAGAATTGTAACCGTAAATCGCGACTTCTTTGTGATTGAAAAATCAGGTCGTAAAGAAGAAATCGAATTATTACATAGAGAATTAAGTGTTTTTGGGATCATGCAATTTACGCGTTCAGGACGTATTGCAGTTACTAAAGACGAAATGAAAATATCAACAATGCTACAAGCATTCCAACATTAAAACTAAAAAGAAATTAGAGAGTAGACTAAAGAAAATAGAAAACGTAAGGATGCATTTTGATGGTGTCTTTTATCTTTTTTCTTTCTTCTATTTTCTCAAAAAACAAAAACAATGTCAAATTACTTTAACACATTATCATTTAGAAATCAATTAGATCAATTAGGTAAATGTAGATTCATGGATGCTTCAGAGTTTGAAGATGGTGTAAATGCATTGAAAGGAAAGAAAATTGTAATTGTTGGTTGCGGAGCACAAGGTTTAAACCAAGGATTAAACATGAGAGATTCTGGTTTGGATATTTCCTACGCCTTAAGACAAGTTGCAATTGATGAGCAAAGAGATTCTTTTAAAAATGCATCAGGTAACGGATTTACAGTAGGTACGTACCAAGAGTTAATTCCGACTGCCGATTTAGTTTTAAACTTAACACCAGATAAGCAACATACCAACGTGGTAAAAGCGATAATGCCTTTAATGAAAAAAGGAGCAACATTAAGCTATTCTCACGGATTTAATATTGTAGAAGAAGGTACACAGGTAAGAGAAGATATCACAGTTATTATGGTCGCTCCAAAGTGTCCAGGTACAGAGGTGAGAGAAGAATATAAACGTGGATTTGGTGTGCCAACATTAATTGCTGTGCACCCAGAAAATGATCCGGAAAATAAAGGTTGGGCACAAGCAAAAGCGTATGCTGCTGCAACTGGTGGTCATCGTGCAGGAGTATTACAATCGTCTTTTATTGCGGAAGTGAAAAGTGATTTAATGGGAGAGCAAACTATTTTATGTGGTTTGTTACAAACAGGTGCGATTTTATCTTTTGATAAAATGGTGGCAGAAGGTGTAGAGCCTGGTTATGCTGGGAAATTAATTCAGTTTGGTTGGGAAACCATTACCGAAGCTTTAAAGCATGGTGGAATTACCAATATGATGGATCGTTTATCGAATCCAGCAAAAATAAAAGCATACCAATTATCGGAAGAATTAAAAGATATCATGCGTCCGCTATTTGAAAAGCATATGGACGATATTATTTCGGGTCATTTCTCAAAAACCATGATGGAAGATTGGGCAAATGATGATGTAAACCTTTTAAAATGGAGAGCTGCAACAGGTGAAACTGCTTTTGAAAAAACAGTATTAACACCAGATCATATTTCGGAGCAAGAATATTTTGATCATGGTACGTTATTAGTAGCATTTGTAAAATCAGGTGTGGAATTAGCTTACGAAACTATGGTGAGTGCAGGGATTATTGCAGATTCTGCATACTACGAATCGTTACACGAATTACCATTAATAGCAAATACCATCGCTAGAAAGAAATTATTTGAAATGAACCGAGTGATTTCAGATACTGCAGAATATGGTTGTTATTTATTTGACCATGCCTGTAAACCGTTATTAACAGATTTCATGAAAACGGTAGATACCGATATTATCGGGAAAAGCTTTTCTGCAACAACAGGAGTGGATAATATTGAATTAATTGCAGTGAATGATGCGATTAGAAATCATCCAATCGAAGCAGTTGGAAAACGTTTAAGAGCGGCAATGACTGCAATGAAAATAATAAAATCAGATGTAAAAACGGAAGATTCTGTTTTAGCATAAGAAAGAGATAAATATCCTGCAAGGTTTCAAAAACCTTGTAGGTATTAAAAAATAAGATTCCCACGCTCGTGGGAAGTAAACATGGAAGAAACCAAAACAACATACAGGCCAACTCTAGAAGCTATAGAAGCTGCTGCTATAAAATTAAAAGGCATCGCAACAGTGACACCTTTAATTAAAAACGCACGTTATTCTAAGCATTTCGGAGCTAATATTTTTTTTAAAAGAGAGGATTTACAAGAAGTACGCTCGTACAAAATTCGTGGGTCTTATAATAAAATCTCTTCTTTGAGTGCTACGCAAATAGAGAATGAAATTGTATGTGCAAGTGCCGGAAATCATGCACAAGGTGTGGCTATTTCGTGTAAACTTCTAAAGATTAAAGGAACCATATTTATGCCTTCTCCTACACCAAATCAAAAGGTGGAACAGGTTAAAATGTTTGGAGAAGACTATGTAGATGTTGTTTTAGTTGGCGATACTTTTGACGATGCTTATCATGCTGCAATGAAACAATGCGAAGCGCTAAATAAAACGTTTATTCATCCTTTTAATGATGAAAAAGTGATTGAAGGGCAGGCAACAGTTGGTTTAGAAATTATCGATCAAGCCAAAGAGCATCCAATTCATTATGTTTTTGTACCGGTTGGTGGTGGCGGATTAGCAGCAGGTTTATCTTCTGTTTTTAAAATTCTATCTCCACAAACAAAAATTATTAGTGTAGAACCAAAAGGCGCGCCAGCAATGTTGACTTCTATTAGAAATAATAGAAATACCGAATTAAAGACTATAGATAGTTTTGTCGATGGTGCAGCGGTGAAACGTGTTGGTGATTTAAATTTCGCAATATGTAAAGAAACCTTGCATCGCGTGGTTACCGTAGATGAAGGTAAAGTGTGTCAAACTATTTTAGATTTATATAATAAAGATGCTATTATTGTAGAACCTGCAGGGGCTTTAAGCCTTTCTGCTTTAGAGCAGTTTTCCGAAGAAATAAAAGGAAAAAATGTAGTCTGCGTAATTAGCGGAAGTAATAACGATATCACACGTACTGCCGAAATTAAGGAACGTGCATTATTATATGCTAATCTAAAACATTATTTTATTGTGAAGTTTCCACAACGTTCGGGAGCTTTAAGAGATTTTGTAGTAGACATTCTTGGTCCAAACGATGATATTACCCATTTTGAATACACTAAAAAAGCAAACCGTGAAAATGACGTCGCTGTGGTAGGATTGGAGCTAAAATCACATTCCGATTTGGAACCTTTAATTACCAAAATGAAACTTCATAATTTCTATGGAGATTACCTAAATGATAAACCAGATTTATTTCAATTCTTAGTTTAAATAAAAACACATAATGAGCATTCCAAAAGCGTATCAAATACAAGAAGTTTTAAACCAAAAAACCTATTTAGTAGCAGGAGAATTGAAACCATGGAAAGGAGAAACATCACAGGTGTTTTCTACCATTTCTTCCACAGAAGATTACAAACCTACTTTGCTAGGAAGTATTCCTACTTTAGGCGAAAAAGAAGCCTTGGAAGCTCTAGATGCAGCTTGCGTTGCGTATAATAAAGGACAAGGTTTATGGCCAACCATGAAAGTGGTAGATCGTATTGCTTGCATGGAAAAGTTTGTCGCTCAAATGAAAACCAAGCGAGAAGAAATCGTGAAGTTACTAATGTGGGAGATTGGTAAAAACTTACCAGATTCTCAAAAGGAATTTGATAGAACCGTAGAATACATTTACGATACTATTGAAGATTATAAACAAATGGATCGCGATAGCGCGAAGTTTGAAAAAAATGCAGGTGTCAACGCGCATATTCGTCGTGGACCTTTAGGTGTAGTTTTGTGTTTAGGACCATATAATTATCCTTTAAATGAAACGTTTGCCTTGTTAATTCCTGCTTTAATTATGGGGAATACAGCCATTTTTAAACCAGCAAAACACGGGGTTTTATTAATTTCACCATTATTGGAGGCTTTTCAAACTAGCTTTCCAAAAGGGGTTGTTAATATTATTTATGGAAGAGGAAGAACCGTTGCAACGCCAATCATGCAATCTGGTAAAGTTGATGTTCTGGCTTTGATAGGAAATAGTAAATCGGCAAATGCATTACAAAATCAGCATCCAAAAAGTAATAGACTTCGTTTGGTTTTAGGTTTAGAAGCTAAAAACCCAGCAATCGTTTTAAAAGATGCCGATTTAGATTTAGCAATAGACGAATGTATTGCAGGTGCAACTTCCTTTAACGGACAACGTTGTACGGCATTAAAAGTTTTATATGTGCATGAAGATATTGTGGAAGAATTCAATAAGCGATTCTCAGCAAAAGTTGATGCGCTTAAATTTGGTAATCCTTGGGAAGATGGCGCTAAATTAACACCATTACCAGAACCAGGTAAACCAGCGTATATTCAAGAATTGATTGATGATGCTACTGCAAAAGGAGCAAAAATCATTAATGCAAAAGGAGGAGAAACTACCGATAATTATATTTTTCCAGCAGTTTTATATCCAGTGTCAAAAGACATGCGTGTTTTTCAAGAAGAGCAATTCGGACCAGTAATTCCAGTGGTTCCTTTTAGTGATATTGAAGAGCCTTTGGATGATATGGCTGCTTCCAATTACGGACAACAAGTAAGTTTGTTTGGTCAGGATGTAAAAACTTTGGCGCCTTTAATAGATACCTTAGTAAACTTAGTGTGTCGTGTTAATTTAAACAGTTCTTGTCAGCGTGGACCAGACGTATATCCGTTTACAGGACGTAAAGATTCTGCAGTTGCAACGTTAAGTGTGCATGATGCATTACGATCTTTTTCTATACGAACTTTTGTAGCTTCTAAAGACAACGAGTATAACAATGCTATTTTAAAAGAATTGTTAGATTCTAGAGCTTCTAATTTTGTGAGTACAGATTATATTTTATAATTTTTTAAAGCGGTAAAGCCTAATAATGAGATTTGTATAATTATTAGGCTTCAAAATAATGATTTCATAATAATTCAGATAAAATGAATATTTTGTTAGTTCGTATCAAATTAATTTATAGCTTTACATTATGTTTAATACAATAAATAAAAACGAAAGACCCACAAGTTTGCCAATGCGCAGACGACGTCGCTAATACGTATACTTCAAGTTATTTAGTTAACCGTTTTTTATTTTTTTTACTTTGAACAATCCATCACAAATATTTACTTTTTTAAATCCAGTTATTAGAAATAATAACAGATTAGACATACGTCCAATTTTTCGTCGTCGCCCTTAGGGTGTACTTCTATTTATAGAACTAAGGTGAGTCCGGTTCTACTTTCAGAGAAAAACAAAATCAACCTATTTATAATTTAAAATCAATTACAATGGAAATTGTTATTGCGAATAAATCACATAGTATCTATGCAGATATTATTTGTAACACTATTGCAGATGCGGCCCAAGTTAGAGGGACTGGTATTGCAAAACGAAAACCAGAATACATCATTACCAAAATGGAGAATGGTAATGCTGTAATCGCTTTAGAGGACGAAAATTTTGCAGGTTTTTGCTATATCGAACAATGGGGACATGGCAAGTTTGTAGCCAATTCTGGGTTAATTGTACACCCAGATTTTAGAAATATAGGATTAGCTAAAAAGATTAAACAGAAAATATTCGAACATTCTAGAACCAAGTTTCCAGACGCAAAAGTGTTTAGTATTACTACAGGTTTAGCGGTGATGAAAATGAATAGTGATTTAGGGTATAAACCGGTTACGTTTTCCGAATTAACAGATGATCAATCCTTTTGGAATGGTTGTCAGACCTGCAAAAATTTTGATGTGTTAACAAGAACCGAACAGAAAATGTGCTTGTGTACAGGTATGTTGTATGATCCTTCAAAAAAGCAAGCAACAAAATCGGCAGCTAATAATCACGATAAAAAAGTATGGACCAGATTGAAAAATATTAAGCAATCCATGTTCCTTAAAAAAGAAAAGAAAGATGAGTAAAAAATTAGTCATAGCATATAGTGGTGGATTAGATACATCCTATTGCGCAGTAAGTTTAAGTAAAGCAGGATATGATGTACATGCGGTTAGTGTAAATACTGGTGGTTTTTCGGAAGAAGAAATAAAAACCATTGAAGCCAATGCCTACAAAATGGGCGTTTCTACCTATAAAAACATCGACGCTATTGCATCGTATTATGATAAAGTGATTAAGTATTTAATCTTCGGAAATGTACTTAAAAACAATACTTATCCTTTGTCTGTAAGCGCAGAACGAATTATTCAAGCCATCGAAATTATTGAATATGCAAAAAGTATTGATGCCGAATATATCGCACACGGAAGCACAGGAGCAGGAAATGATCAAGTACGTTTTGATATGATTTTTCAAACCTTAGCACCACATATTGAAATTATCACGCCAATTAGAGATGGAAGTTTAACTAGGCAACAAGAGATTGATTATCTTAAGGAAAACGGTATTGAAGCATCTTGGGAAAAGGCAAAGTATTCTGTTAATAAAGGGCTTTGGGGAACCAGTGTTGGTGGTGAAGAAACATTAACATCAGACAAGCCATTACCTGAAACCGCTTATCCTTCGCAATTAAAACATGCGGAAGAAGAAAAGGTGACATTAACTTTTTTAAAAGGGGAATTGGTTGCTGTAAACGGAATTAAAAACAATCCGGAAATCAATATTGAAGTCCTAAATAATCTGGCTTCTGCCTACGCTATTGGTAGAGATATTCATGTAGGAGATACTATTGTAGGTATAAAAGGACGTGTTGGTTTTGAAGCTGCAGCTGCTTTGGTGATTATAAAAGCTCACCATTTATTAGAAAAGCACACCTTGACCAAATGGCAATTACAACACAAGGATTATATGTCTAATTTCTACGGCATGCATTTGCATGAAGGACAATATTTAGATCCTGTAATGCGTGACATGGAAGCTTTTTTACAAAGTAGTCAAGATAAAGTTTCGGGAGATGTTTTTGTAACGCTAAAACCTTATCACTTTACTGTAGACGGAATTTCTTCTAAGCACGATTTAATGCATGCAAAGTTTGGAAGTTATGGCGAAGAAAATAAAGGTTGGACTGCGGAAGAAGCTAAAGGTTTTATCAAAATAGTTGGTAACCAAAACAAAATATATCAACAAGTAAATAGCTAAATAGGATCTTGAAGGTTTTTAAAACCTTGCTGGTCTGAAGTAAGTTGAATTAAAAAGATTCCCACTTTCGTGGGAAATAGATATGAAAAAATTAGAAATAGGAATCATTGGAGGAGCAGGTTACACAGCAGGAGAATTGATTAGATTGTTGTTAAATCATTCCAAAGTAAATATCAATTTTATTTACAGTACTTCTAATGCTGGCAACAAAATAGCTAAAGTACACCAAGATTTAATTGGTAGTACAGATTTGGTATTTACCAATGCAATTAATCCAAAAATAGATGTGTTGTTTTTGTGTTTGGGTCATGGTAATTCTAAAGCGTTTTTAGAGGAAAACACCTTTTCTGCGGAAACTAAAATCATTGATTTAAGTAATGATTTTAGATTAACAAACGATGCCGTTTTTGAAGGTAAGACTTTTGTTTATGGATTGCCGGAATTGAATAAGGAAGCGATTAAAAAAGCGAATTACATTGCGAATCCAGGTTGTTTTGCAACCGCGATTCAGTTAGCATTATTGCCTTTAGCGAAAGTCGAAGTTTTACAAAGCGATGTACATGTGAATGCGGTTACAGGAGCAACAGGAGCAGGGACGTCCTTATCCGCTACCACGCATTTTACGTGGCGAGATAATAATTTCTCACATTATAAAGCATTTACGCATCAGCATTTAGGAGAGATTAATCAGTCGGTAAAAATATTGCAATCTGATTTTAGTTCGGAGATCAACTTTATGCCAAATCGCGGTGATTTTTCTAGAGGAATTTTCGCAACCATGTACACAAAGTACAATGGAAGCTTGGAAGACGCAAAAGCATTGTATAACGCATTTTATAAAGATGCTGCATTTACTGTGGTTTCCGATGATGAGATTCATTTAAAACAAGTAGTTAATACCAATAAGTGCATCCTTCATTTACATAAACATGACGATAAATTATTGGTGACAAGTATCATTGATAATTTATTAAAAGGAGCTTCGGGACAAGCCATTCAAAATATGAACTTAATGTTTGGTTTTGAAGAAACAGAAGGTTTAAAATTGAAGGCGAATTACTTTTAAAAGTACTGCTGCTGCGTTAGCGATTGGAACGACATCCTTTTTTGGTGTCAGTTCGAGTGAATTTGTGAAGCATGAGCAAATTTGTATCGAGAACAAGACAAAAAAGATATAGTGGAAAGCGCGACCCTTATGGTAACGCCAAAAAAACAAATAAATATGTCACCTTGAGTACAGTCGAAAGGTCTTAGTAAAGAGAAAGTTTAATTAAAAAGATTTCCGTCTTCGCGGAAATGAAAACAAAAAGATCAAGCATGAAAATAGCAATTATAGGAACAGGAAACTTAGGGAAATCCATCGCAAAAGGATTGATAACCAACAATGCGATTACTACTTTGTATCTAACGAAAAGAAATCTAGAAGACATTCAAGAATTTGATGGGTATAAAAATGTGTATTTAACTACAGATAATGCGGAAGCTGTTGCAAAATCGGATATCTTAATTTTTGCTGTGCAACCAGCACATTTTGAAGGAATTTTAAAGGATATAAAAGATGATTTAACAGAAAAGCATGTTTTAATTTCAACCATTACTGGTTTCTTAATTCCTAAGATGGAAGAGATAGTTGGTGCAGATAAATTTATCATTCGAGCTATGCCAAATACAGCAATTGCGGTAGGTAAATCGATGACCTGTTTATGTAGTAATGAGCAAGGTGCAAAACGTCTTAAAATTGCCGAAGCTATTTTTAACCGATTAGGACATTCGTTGAGTATTCCTGAAAGTCAGATGCAAGCAGCAACCGTAGTATGTGCAAGTGGTGTTGCCTTTTGGATGCGTTTAATTAGAGCAACCACGCAAGCAGCTATTCAGTTAGGTTTTGATGCCAAAGAAGCACAAGAATTAGCCATGTATACTAGTGAAGGAGCTGCAAGTTTATTGATTACCAATGGGAATCATCCGGAGGAAGAAATCGACAGAGTAACTACGCCAAAAGGTTGTACGATTGAAGGTTTAAATGAAATGGAACATAAAGGATTGAGTTCTTCTTTAATACAAGGAATGATTGCTTCGTTTAACAAAATTAGCAACATTAAAAAAGAGCAGATGTAAAACTCCTGCAAGGTCTTTAATGCCTTGTAGGTTTGAGCTTAAAAATAAAATGATACCTACAAGGTTTTTGAAGACCTTGCAGGAAAAACAATAATAGTATGAGTTTATTTAATGTATATCCACTATTCGATATCACACCTGTAAAGGCTGAAGATGTTTTTGTTTATGATGAAAACAACACCAAATATTTAGATTTATATGGCGGACATGCTGTGATTTCTATCGGACATTCGCATCCAAAATATGTGGCTGCAATTTCAGAGCAAGTTGCTAAATTGGGTTTTTATAGTAATTCGATTCAGAATCCGTTACAAGTGCAATTGGCAAATAAATTAGAGCAATTATCCGGTTGTAAAAACTATGAATTGTTTTTGTGTAATTCTGGAGCGGAAGCGAACGAAAACGCATTAAAGTTAGCATCTTTTCATAACGGAAAGAAAAAGATGGTTGCTTTTAAAAACGGATTTCATGGTCGTACATCAGCAGCAGTTGCAGCAACCGATAATGCGAAGATTATTGCACCAATTAATGCGCAACAAGAGGTCGAGATTTTAGCATTAGGCGATTTAGAAGGAGTGGAAAAAGCATTAGCTAAAAACGATGTTTGTGCTGTAATTATTGAATGTATTCAAGGTGTTGGCGGATTGGACGAAAGTACCGCGGTGTTCTACGAAGGTGTAGATGCATTGTGCAAAAAATACAATACTTGTTTTATTGCAGATGAGGTACAATCTGGTTTTGGAAGAACTGGTGATTTTTTTGCATTTCAACAATATAACGTGACTCCAGATATTATTTCTATTGCCAAAGGCATGGGGAATGGTTTCCCGATTGGCGGGATTTTAATTCATCCAGATATTAAAGCGTCCTTTGGTTTATTAGGAACCACTTTTGGAGGAAATCACTTGGCATGTATCGCTTCTTTAACCGTTTTAGAAGTTATTGAAGAAGAAAAATTGATGCAGAATACAAAAGAGGTTTCTGCTTATTTTATAGAGAAAGCGAAAGCTATTTCTGAAATAAAAAATATTAAAGGACGTGGTTTGATGCTGGGATTGGAATTCGATTTTCCAATTGCAGCACTTCGGAAAAAGCTCATTTTTGATCATAAAATATTTACAGGAAGCGCAAAGAATCCTAATTTATTGCGAATTCTTCCGCCTTTAACTATCCAAA is drawn from Lacinutrix sp. WUR7 and contains these coding sequences:
- the ilvA gene encoding threonine ammonia-lyase is translated as MEETKTTYRPTLEAIEAAAIKLKGIATVTPLIKNARYSKHFGANIFFKREDLQEVRSYKIRGSYNKISSLSATQIENEIVCASAGNHAQGVAISCKLLKIKGTIFMPSPTPNQKVEQVKMFGEDYVDVVLVGDTFDDAYHAAMKQCEALNKTFIHPFNDEKVIEGQATVGLEIIDQAKEHPIHYVFVPVGGGGLAAGLSSVFKILSPQTKIISVEPKGAPAMLTSIRNNRNTELKTIDSFVDGAAVKRVGDLNFAICKETLHRVVTVDEGKVCQTILDLYNKDAIIVEPAGALSLSALEQFSEEIKGKNVVCVISGSNNDITRTAEIKERALLYANLKHYFIVKFPQRSGALRDFVVDILGPNDDITHFEYTKKANRENDVAVVGLELKSHSDLEPLITKMKLHNFYGDYLNDKPDLFQFLV
- the ilvB gene encoding biosynthetic-type acetolactate synthase large subunit; protein product: MDTKTIKKEVSNTQTTERISGSEAIIKCLLAEGVDILYGYPGGAIMPVYDELYKYQDQIHHVLTRHEQGATHAAQGYARISGKVGVAIATSGPGATNLITGIADAQIDSTPMVCITGQVSSHLLGSDAFQETDIVGISTPVTKWNCQITKASQIPEAMAKAFYIAKSGRPGPVLVDITKDAQFEEFDFKYEKCKGVRSYNPIPKLDPTSVAAAAKLINAAKKPMIVWGQGVSLGQAEAQFKAVVEKAGIPSAWTILGAGAIPTSHPLNIGMVGMHGNYAPNVLTNDCDVLIAIGMRFDDRVTGSLSTYAKQAKVIHFEIDPAEIDKNVKTEVAVLGDAKESLAALLPLLEEKTHPEWHQKFKDLYAIEYEKVIKDDLHPTKEGLTMAEVLKEINIQTKGDAAIVSDVGQHQMIACRYANFNKTRSNITSGGLGTMGFGLPAAIGAKMAAPEREVISISGDGGYQMTIQELGTIFQQKVPVKIVVLNNEFLGMVRQWQQLFFEKRYASTEMTNPDFVAIAKGYSIEAQKVTKREELKDAVAKMINTDGPYFLEVCVEKEGNVFPMIPTGASVSEVRLE
- the ilvC gene encoding ketol-acid reductoisomerase is translated as MSNYFNTLSFRNQLDQLGKCRFMDASEFEDGVNALKGKKIVIVGCGAQGLNQGLNMRDSGLDISYALRQVAIDEQRDSFKNASGNGFTVGTYQELIPTADLVLNLTPDKQHTNVVKAIMPLMKKGATLSYSHGFNIVEEGTQVREDITVIMVAPKCPGTEVREEYKRGFGVPTLIAVHPENDPENKGWAQAKAYAAATGGHRAGVLQSSFIAEVKSDLMGEQTILCGLLQTGAILSFDKMVAEGVEPGYAGKLIQFGWETITEALKHGGITNMMDRLSNPAKIKAYQLSEELKDIMRPLFEKHMDDIISGHFSKTMMEDWANDDVNLLKWRAATGETAFEKTVLTPDHISEQEYFDHGTLLVAFVKSGVELAYETMVSAGIIADSAYYESLHELPLIANTIARKKLFEMNRVISDTAEYGCYLFDHACKPLLTDFMKTVDTDIIGKSFSATTGVDNIELIAVNDAIRNHPIEAVGKRLRAAMTAMKIIKSDVKTEDSVLA
- the ilvN gene encoding acetolactate synthase small subunit, with the translated sequence MSTEKQLFTVSIYTENNIGLLNRISAIFQRRHINIESLNTSPSEIDGVSRFTIVVNMSEDNIKKIIGQIEKQVEVIKAYYHTEDDIIYQESCIFKMRSGLLFDERQIQNIIKESNARIVTVNRDFFVIEKSGRKEEIELLHRELSVFGIMQFTRSGRIAVTKDEMKISTMLQAFQH
- the ilvD gene encoding dihydroxy-acid dehydratase, with protein sequence MSQLNKYSKTVTQDPTQPAAQAMLHAIGLTKEDFFKPIVGIASTGYEGNPCNMHLNDLAKLVKQGTKNEDVIGLIFNTIGVSDGISMGTPGMRYSLPSRDIIADSMETVVQAMSYDGLVTVVGCDKNMPGALIAMIRLDRPSILVYGGTIDSGCHNGKKLDVVSAFEAWGSKVAGTMDETEYQSIVEKACPGAGACGGMYTANTMASAIEALGMTLPFNSSNPALSDAKQEESVKAGEALRLLLEKDIKPSDIITRKSLENAVRLVTILGGSTNAVLHFLAIARAAQIDFTLKDFQKISDTTPFLADLKPSGKYLMEDVHAVGGIPAVLKYLLKKGLIHGDCLTVTGKTIAENLLDVADLTEGQDVIKPIENPIKISGHLRMLYGNLATEGSVAKITGKEGLKFQGKAKVFEGEYAANDGIRDGKVGKGDVVVIRYEGPKGGPGMPEMLKPTAAIMGAGLGKDVALITDGRFSGGTHGFVVGHITPEAQEGGNLALVKDGDVITIDAETNSIVLEVSEVELQERRKTWKAPDLKFERGVLYKYAKTVSSASKGCVTDEF